CATGTCGGAGGAGCAGAAGAAGACCTTCAGCGAGCGGCTCGACTGCGACTTCTCCTACGGTATCGCGGGGCTCGCCCGCTTCCGCATCAACGTCTTCAGGCAGCGCGCGAGCGTCGCCGTCGCGTTCCGGCGCATCCCCTACCTGATTCCGGCGGTGGAGCAGCTCGGGCTTCCTCCCGGGGTGCTGGATCTGCTCAAGCTGAAGCGCGGGCTCGTCCTGGTGACGGGCGCCACGGGTCAGGGAAAGTCGACGACCTTGGCCTCGCTCCTCGACCGCATGAACCAGGAGCGACAGCTCCACATCGTCACGCTCGAGGACCCGGTCGAGTACCTCTTCCAGCACAAGTCGAGCATCGTCGTGCAGCGGGAAGTCGGCATCGACACGCTCTCGTTCGCCAGCGCGCTCCGCGCCTCCCTCCGGGAGGACCCCGACGTGATCCTGGTCGGCGAGATGCGCGACGTGCCCACGATCGAGTCGGCGCTGACGGCGGCGGAGACGGGCCATCTCGTCTTTGCCACGCTGCACACGAAGACGCCGGCCCAGGGTAT
The DNA window shown above is from Candidatus Rokuibacteriota bacterium and carries:
- a CDS encoding PilT/PilU family type 4a pilus ATPase; amino-acid sequence: MSEEQKKTFSERLDCDFSYGIAGLARFRINVFRQRASVAVAFRRIPYLIPAVEQLGLPPGVLDLLKLKRGLVLVTGATGQGKSTTLASLLDRMNQERQLHIVTLEDPVEYLFQHKSSIVVQREVGIDTLSFASALRASLREDPDVILVGEMRDVPTIESALTAAETGHLVFATLHTKTPAQGIDRIVDVFPPHQQQQARVQLANVLHAVVTQQLIPRRDGDGIALAMEMLMVSPAIRNLIREGKTFQIQSLLQTGASSGMLTMENSLKGLVEKGWISADDAIEHCFDPKEMARLLGRR